The proteins below come from a single Prolixibacter sp. NT017 genomic window:
- a CDS encoding acyltransferase family protein, with amino-acid sequence MKTRIYFLDNLRTFLIFLVVLLHAGLVYEQALEGNWIVVDPVKNNSIGLIRMYLDLFVMFSIFFISGYFIPYSLKSKNTWGFVKSKLKRIMLPWLIAVLTLIPAYKAIFLFSRGLPQEAWYTYFHVFQRAGTDLYFFANNPTQNWLWFLPILFMFQLIYLALHKLNLLSFKISLKTGVVLTFVFGVLYGMVISEAGLMGWTHTALFDFQRERLLIYFMSFLLGTLCNKQKVFESGTKNKKLYIQANVVLTFSLLVFTAVALNLFFNIINPGRNFYFVSPFFDRLFYHMSAVLSMLSFLYVLIYAFRFSLNKTNWLMDELNNSSYSVYIIHLVVMGVIAVGLLYAPVPALVKYAVLTILTYAVSNLLVIVYRRVFQPNVPLKLATGAVMVGAFFAFIVIGSQKSATAEPEQPAKQVEVKANPKVSLHEAIVLGDMEAVQQHIASGSDLNIKESSGGSSPLMTAATFGRNEMAMALIEAGADVNFRNNNGSTPLHTAAFFCRTEIVKALLAHGADTSVKNNAGSTALESVLVPFEAVKGIYDYFGKVFGPLGLKLDYERIKTARPEIAKLLQQS; translated from the coding sequence ATGAAAACACGAATCTATTTTTTGGACAATCTGAGGACTTTCCTCATCTTTCTGGTGGTGCTGTTGCACGCAGGATTGGTTTATGAACAAGCCCTCGAAGGCAACTGGATTGTTGTCGACCCGGTGAAAAATAATTCCATAGGCTTGATCAGAATGTACCTGGACCTCTTTGTCATGTTCAGTATCTTCTTCATCTCCGGATACTTTATTCCTTATTCTTTAAAGAGTAAAAATACGTGGGGCTTCGTGAAATCGAAACTGAAACGAATTATGCTTCCGTGGCTGATTGCCGTGTTGACCCTGATTCCTGCCTACAAAGCGATCTTCCTTTTCTCAAGAGGATTGCCGCAGGAAGCCTGGTACACCTATTTCCATGTGTTCCAACGTGCCGGAACCGACCTGTACTTTTTTGCCAATAATCCGACCCAGAACTGGCTGTGGTTCTTACCCATCCTGTTTATGTTCCAGCTGATTTACCTTGCTTTACACAAACTCAACCTCTTATCGTTCAAAATTTCACTGAAAACGGGTGTGGTTTTGACATTCGTCTTCGGAGTCCTTTACGGTATGGTTATTTCCGAAGCCGGACTGATGGGCTGGACACACACAGCGCTCTTCGATTTTCAGCGGGAAAGGCTGTTGATTTATTTCATGTCCTTCCTGTTGGGAACCCTGTGCAATAAGCAGAAAGTGTTTGAATCGGGTACAAAAAATAAAAAGCTGTATATACAGGCAAATGTGGTATTGACCTTCTCGTTGCTGGTTTTCACAGCAGTAGCGCTGAACCTGTTCTTCAATATCATCAATCCCGGAAGGAACTTCTACTTCGTTTCCCCGTTTTTCGACCGGCTTTTTTACCATATGTCGGCTGTGCTTTCGATGTTGAGTTTCCTGTATGTATTGATTTATGCGTTCCGCTTTAGCCTGAATAAAACCAACTGGTTAATGGACGAACTGAATAACAGTTCTTACTCGGTTTACATTATTCACCTGGTCGTGATGGGCGTAATTGCAGTTGGATTACTGTATGCACCGGTTCCGGCGTTGGTAAAATATGCCGTACTGACTATTCTGACGTACGCAGTGAGCAACCTGCTGGTGATAGTTTATCGCCGGGTTTTTCAACCGAACGTTCCCTTGAAACTGGCGACGGGTGCTGTCATGGTAGGCGCATTTTTTGCCTTCATAGTAATAGGAAGTCAGAAATCAGCTACTGCTGAGCCGGAGCAACCGGCAAAACAGGTCGAAGTGAAAGCGAATCCAAAAGTCAGCCTGCACGAAGCCATTGTTCTGGGCGATATGGAAGCGGTACAGCAGCACATTGCATCTGGTTCCGATCTGAATATCAAAGAATCCTCGGGTGGTTCGAGTCCGTTGATGACGGCTGCAACCTTTGGACGGAACGAAATGGCAATGGCATTGATTGAAGCGGGAGCCGATGTCAACTTCCGGAACAACAATGGTTCCACGCCCTTGCATACTGCTGCTTTCTTCTGCCGTACGGAAATCGTGAAGGCATTGCTGGCCCATGGTGCCGATACATCCGTTAAGAACAATGCCGGCTCTACGGCACTCGAATCCGTGCTGGTTCCCTTCGAAGCGGTGAAAGGTATTTACGATTATTTCGGGAAGGTATTTGGTCCGCTTGGGCTGAAACTGGACTACGAACGTATCAAAACCGCTCGTCCTGAAATTGCAAAACTGCTGCAACAGTCATAA
- a CDS encoding MarC family protein, with protein sequence MESGNSIWSAAVLLFLLMDPIGNIPILLAVLKGIELKRQRTIIIRELLIALGILVFFIFTGRPMLNFMHLQKEAVTIAGGIILLIIGLRMIFPKPEGVMGQTPGGEPFLVPIAIPMIAGPSVLSMLILMSQGSTGNRVSLVLSLVIAWIMSFIILLVAPALIKVLKQRGLIALERFMGMILVMMAVQMLLDGFKQIL encoded by the coding sequence ATGGAATCAGGAAATTCTATCTGGTCGGCAGCCGTTTTGTTGTTTTTGCTCATGGACCCGATTGGTAACATACCGATACTCCTGGCAGTGCTGAAAGGAATTGAACTGAAACGTCAGCGGACCATCATCATTCGGGAGTTGCTGATTGCCCTGGGGATTTTGGTGTTTTTCATTTTTACCGGAAGACCTATGCTGAACTTTATGCACCTGCAAAAAGAGGCGGTGACCATTGCCGGAGGAATCATCCTGTTGATTATTGGTCTGCGGATGATTTTCCCGAAGCCGGAAGGAGTGATGGGCCAAACGCCCGGAGGAGAGCCTTTCCTTGTTCCCATAGCCATCCCGATGATTGCCGGTCCGTCCGTCCTGTCCATGTTAATCCTGATGTCGCAGGGGAGCACCGGTAACCGTGTCAGTTTGGTTCTTTCCCTGGTGATTGCCTGGATTATGTCCTTCATTATCCTGTTAGTGGCACCAGCTCTTATCAAAGTGTTGAAACAGCGCGGCTTGATCGCCCTCGAACGTTTCATGGGAATGATTCTGGTGATGATGGCTGTTCAGATGCTGTTGGACGGATTTAAGCAAATACTTTAA
- a CDS encoding helix-turn-helix transcriptional regulator: protein MKREKLIKSKGYNVAKIQNELFRQLTEYIEKKGITRSQFAKELGVSKGYVSQILNGDFDFKLSKLVELSLAIGKVPEINFKSFEEKTTEKKTVKSFERKIYFLHSNNYSFHSSNHIIEIRNNWGGEVKENSKYEYASMN, encoded by the coding sequence ATGAAAAGAGAAAAATTAATAAAAAGCAAAGGGTATAATGTAGCAAAGATTCAAAATGAACTTTTCAGACAATTAACTGAATATATTGAGAAAAAAGGTATTACAAGATCTCAGTTTGCAAAGGAATTGGGGGTTTCAAAAGGATATGTATCTCAAATATTAAACGGAGATTTTGATTTTAAGCTTTCAAAACTTGTCGAATTGTCTTTGGCAATTGGAAAAGTTCCCGAGATTAATTTTAAATCATTTGAAGAAAAAACAACTGAAAAAAAGACAGTTAAATCATTTGAGAGAAAAATATATTTCTTGCATTCAAATAATTATTCTTTCCATTCATCAAACCATATTATAGAGATTCGGAATAATTGGGGGGGCGAAGTCAAAGAAAACTCGAAGTATGAATACGCTTCAATGAATTAG
- a CDS encoding helix-turn-helix domain-containing protein yields the protein MTESGTLENDFLSKTTAAIEENLSNEQFGVSELAHEMGMSRSNLLRKVKKQTNLSASQFIRQVRLEAAMELLKETSLTTSEISYRVGFGSTSYFIKCFRDQYGYPPGEAKNKASAEEETVPEELPKKKRSLVWLWAIILVVITANIIYLIVGPMAEKPKTQEKSIAVLPFINDSNDSTNVYIINGVMESILNNLQNIQHLRVISRTSVEKYRHHPELISEIAKELNVTYVVEGSGQKIGDHIRLNVQLIEANGDKHLWAEQYNRETKDIFSLQNEIAKNIAEKIEVIITPEEQKRIDKVPTRNLVAYDYFLKALEYFHKGTGEGLKRALPLFKKAVEHDSTFARAYADIAIAYYYLDISQTEKKYGAEINENADKALLYDSQLPQSLMAKALFYMHSREYKLAEPYLLKALEYHPNSAMVINLLSDFYTTYSPNSEKYLEYALKGAQLDIAANDSVTASFIFLHISNAFIQSGFVDEAEKYINQSLAYHPDNLYSQYVKAYIQYARNPDLQKLRTRLIAVLKKDTTRLDVLQEVGKICYYQRDYESAYFYYQPFIAAKEKYHLAIFPGEDAKIGLVLAQVGQTEKSAEYLQKYKAFAEGDQSIYKHLSLAMYYAYENQTTKAIEQLKLFSEQQDYYYWVILFLKIDPLIDNMKDHPEVKKLLHTIDINFQKHHREMKTSLEKKGVI from the coding sequence ATGACTGAATCCGGAACCTTAGAAAACGATTTTTTAAGCAAAACGACCGCTGCCATTGAAGAAAATTTGTCGAACGAGCAGTTCGGCGTATCGGAGCTGGCGCACGAAATGGGCATGAGCCGCTCCAACCTGCTCCGCAAGGTGAAAAAGCAGACCAACCTTTCGGCCAGTCAGTTTATTCGTCAGGTACGCCTCGAGGCGGCCATGGAGCTGCTGAAAGAAACGTCACTGACTACTTCGGAAATATCGTACCGCGTAGGATTTGGCAGCACTTCCTACTTCATTAAATGCTTCCGCGACCAGTACGGCTATCCGCCCGGCGAAGCAAAGAATAAGGCTTCCGCCGAAGAAGAAACGGTTCCGGAAGAGCTTCCGAAGAAAAAGAGAAGTCTGGTTTGGTTATGGGCCATTATTCTGGTTGTTATTACCGCCAATATCATCTACCTCATCGTCGGTCCGATGGCCGAAAAGCCCAAAACGCAGGAGAAATCCATCGCGGTGCTGCCTTTCATCAACGATAGCAACGACTCCACCAATGTGTATATCATCAACGGTGTCATGGAATCCATCCTCAACAATCTTCAAAATATTCAGCATTTGCGGGTGATTAGCCGCACTTCCGTGGAAAAATACCGCCATCACCCCGAGCTCATTTCCGAAATTGCCAAAGAGCTCAACGTGACCTATGTGGTGGAAGGCAGCGGACAGAAAATCGGGGACCACATCCGGCTGAATGTGCAGCTGATTGAAGCCAATGGCGACAAACACCTGTGGGCGGAACAGTACAACCGCGAAACGAAGGATATCTTCTCGTTGCAAAACGAAATCGCTAAAAATATCGCTGAAAAGATTGAGGTCATCATCACACCGGAAGAACAGAAGCGTATCGACAAAGTGCCGACCCGGAATCTGGTTGCTTACGACTATTTTCTGAAGGCGCTCGAGTATTTCCACAAAGGCACGGGCGAAGGACTGAAGAGAGCTCTCCCATTATTTAAAAAAGCGGTGGAACACGACTCAACATTTGCCCGCGCCTACGCCGATATCGCCATTGCTTACTATTACCTCGACATTAGCCAAACCGAAAAAAAATACGGTGCTGAAATCAACGAGAATGCCGACAAAGCGCTGCTGTACGATTCTCAGCTGCCGCAGAGTTTAATGGCCAAAGCACTGTTCTATATGCACAGTAGAGAGTACAAACTGGCCGAACCTTACCTGCTGAAAGCGCTGGAATATCACCCCAATTCCGCCATGGTGATCAATCTTCTGTCCGACTTTTATACCACCTACTCTCCCAACTCCGAGAAGTATCTCGAATATGCGCTGAAAGGTGCACAACTGGATATTGCCGCCAATGACTCGGTGACTGCCAGTTTCATCTTCCTGCACATCAGCAATGCCTTTATTCAAAGCGGTTTTGTTGATGAAGCGGAAAAGTATATCAATCAGTCGCTGGCCTATCATCCCGATAATCTCTACTCTCAATATGTGAAAGCGTACATTCAGTATGCCCGGAATCCAGACCTGCAAAAATTACGGACTCGTCTGATTGCCGTGCTAAAAAAGGATACCACCCGGTTGGATGTGTTGCAGGAGGTAGGAAAAATCTGTTACTACCAGCGCGATTACGAAAGTGCTTATTTCTATTACCAACCGTTCATCGCTGCCAAAGAAAAGTATCACCTGGCGATTTTTCCGGGCGAAGATGCCAAAATTGGACTGGTATTAGCCCAGGTCGGACAAACCGAAAAATCAGCTGAATATTTGCAGAAGTACAAAGCTTTCGCTGAAGGCGACCAATCGATTTACAAGCACCTAAGCCTGGCGATGTACTATGCATACGAAAACCAAACGACCAAAGCAATCGAACAGTTGAAGCTTTTTTCAGAGCAACAGGATTACTACTACTGGGTGATTCTTTTCCTCAAAATCGATCCACTGATCGACAATATGAAGGACCATCCTGAAGTCAAAAAGCTTTTGCACACCATCGACATCAACTTCCAAAAACATCACCGGGAAATGAAGACTTCGCTGGAAAAGAAAGGGGTGATTTAA